The following coding sequences are from one Arthrobacter sp. PvP023 window:
- a CDS encoding DUF1508 domain-containing protein: protein MDGNPHDHLRKETMAGQFELFADDAAGVRFRMIAPDGTVLAVSRPFPDTRAAAAGIEAMRECAGTGLIRNLCPNVHEPVKTRTMKTPAPSAVAQRAHRKGLCAA from the coding sequence ATGGATGGGAATCCCCACGACCACCTTCGGAAGGAAACCATGGCGGGACAATTTGAACTTTTCGCGGACGATGCAGCCGGGGTGCGTTTCAGGATGATCGCCCCCGACGGCACGGTGCTGGCCGTGTCCCGGCCGTTTCCGGATACCAGGGCGGCCGCCGCCGGCATCGAGGCAATGCGGGAATGCGCCGGCACAGGACTGATCAGGAACCTTTGTCCAAACGTCCACGAGCCGGTAAAGACCCGAACCATGAAGACCCCCGCACCCTCGGCAGTCGCACAGCGGGCTCACAGGAAAGGCCTATGCGCGGCATAG
- a CDS encoding Hsp20/alpha crystallin family protein, whose product MSGALKWSPFESARWPSAQDGAGRKPSPFAGAMARPFEHPDAPMAASVAEVSVDEYVDEETLVVRAQMPGADPDRDIEVSVAGGVLHIRAGRDEAGGNSDGDRFPSGLRYRRFSRNLPLPEGVTDKDIKVSFRNGVLEVRTPLPAAPGTDAAEKRLPISRD is encoded by the coding sequence ATGTCCGGTGCGTTGAAATGGTCCCCGTTCGAATCGGCCCGGTGGCCGTCTGCCCAGGACGGGGCGGGCAGGAAGCCGTCACCGTTCGCTGGCGCGATGGCACGCCCCTTCGAACACCCGGACGCGCCAATGGCCGCGAGCGTCGCGGAAGTCAGTGTCGACGAGTACGTCGACGAGGAGACCCTCGTGGTCCGGGCCCAGATGCCCGGCGCTGATCCCGACAGGGACATTGAGGTTTCAGTGGCCGGCGGAGTGCTGCACATCCGGGCAGGGCGCGACGAGGCCGGCGGCAACTCCGACGGGGACCGCTTTCCTTCCGGACTGAGGTATCGCCGATTCAGCCGCAACCTGCCGTTGCCGGAGGGTGTGACGGACAAGGACATCAAAGTGTCCTTCCGGAACGGCGTCCTGGAAGTCAGGACCCCTCTTCCCGCGGCACCTGGAACCGATGCCGCCGAGAAGCGGCTTCCCATCAGCCGCGATTAG
- a CDS encoding amino acid permease yields the protein MHADQQLSKSLKPRHLSMIAIAGVIGAGLFVGSGAAIQQAGPGILLAYMAAGIVVILVMRMLGEMAAANPETGSFSTYADKALGRWAGFSIGWLYAWFWIIVLGIEATAGAAIMHRWVPGIDQWVWALVLMVLLTLTNLGSVKSYGEFEFWFASIKVAAIVLFLLFGVAAILGLIPGVPAPGLDNLVNNGGFLPNGPGAVLAGILVVVFSFFGAEIATIAAGESENPVDAVKKAVKSTVWRILVFYIGSIAIVVTLLPWNSASVAKSPYVAVIELFGIPGAGTIMDIVVLTSVLSCLNSGLYTASRMLFSLARRGDAPRAWTRISGRGVPASAVLASTVVGFITVGLNYIAPDTVFLFLVNTSGAIALFVWLVIASSQLVLRQRMGAAAKDLALKMWLFPYLTWVAIASIVALLIGMVILESTRESLLLSLGLAAVVVGVGVWRYRKGLGATGTVTEETAPEEAGVSAGPAS from the coding sequence ATGCACGCTGACCAACAGCTTTCCAAGTCCCTGAAACCAAGGCACCTTTCGATGATCGCCATCGCCGGCGTGATTGGCGCCGGACTCTTTGTGGGTTCCGGTGCTGCCATCCAGCAGGCCGGTCCCGGCATCCTGCTCGCCTACATGGCCGCAGGAATTGTGGTGATCCTGGTGATGCGGATGCTCGGTGAAATGGCTGCCGCCAATCCTGAAACCGGATCATTCTCCACCTACGCGGACAAGGCGCTGGGCCGGTGGGCCGGATTCAGCATCGGCTGGCTCTACGCGTGGTTCTGGATCATCGTCCTCGGGATTGAGGCCACCGCCGGTGCGGCCATCATGCACCGCTGGGTTCCGGGCATCGACCAGTGGGTGTGGGCCCTGGTCCTCATGGTCCTGCTGACGCTCACCAACCTGGGCTCGGTGAAATCGTACGGAGAATTCGAGTTCTGGTTCGCCTCCATCAAAGTGGCCGCCATTGTGTTGTTCCTGCTCTTCGGCGTGGCCGCCATCCTGGGCCTGATTCCCGGAGTTCCGGCACCCGGACTGGACAACCTGGTCAACAACGGCGGATTCCTGCCCAACGGCCCCGGAGCGGTCCTCGCCGGCATCCTGGTGGTTGTGTTCTCCTTCTTCGGCGCCGAAATCGCCACCATTGCCGCCGGTGAATCCGAGAACCCGGTGGACGCCGTCAAGAAGGCCGTGAAGTCCACTGTCTGGCGCATCCTGGTGTTCTACATCGGCTCCATCGCCATCGTGGTCACCCTGCTGCCGTGGAACTCCGCCTCCGTTGCCAAGAGCCCGTACGTTGCCGTGATCGAACTGTTCGGCATCCCCGGCGCCGGAACCATCATGGACATTGTGGTGCTGACTTCGGTGCTGTCCTGCCTGAACTCCGGCCTCTACACCGCCAGCCGCATGCTGTTCTCCCTCGCCCGCCGCGGGGACGCACCCCGCGCCTGGACGAGGATCTCCGGCCGCGGCGTTCCAGCGTCCGCCGTGCTGGCCTCAACCGTGGTTGGGTTCATCACTGTGGGACTGAACTACATCGCCCCGGATACCGTGTTCCTGTTCCTCGTAAACACCTCGGGTGCGATTGCGCTGTTCGTCTGGCTGGTAATCGCCTCCTCGCAGCTCGTCCTCCGCCAGCGCATGGGTGCCGCCGCCAAGGACCTTGCCCTTAAGATGTGGCTGTTCCCGTACCTGACCTGGGTGGCCATCGCCAGCATCGTCGCGCTGCTTATCGGCATGGTGATCCTGGAATCCACGCGGGAGTCGCTGCTGCTCTCACTGGGCCTGGCCGCTGTGGTGGTGGGCGTGGGTGTCTGGCGTTACCGCAAGGGCCTCGGCGCCACTGGCACTGTTACGGAAGAGACCGCACCGGAAGAAGCCGGCGTGAGTGCCGGCCCGGCGTCGTAA